The genomic DNA CTTTCGCCATCCCTTTCGATACATGGGGTAATTTGCCACTTCATGGGTAATGAATGCACGTGAGAGGTGGCATGGCGCAGTCGGCGCTGGTAAGAGGTGCGGTCGTCGCGACGGTCGCGTTCACATTGGCCGGTTGCGGCCTCGAAGGTCAGGGCGGCGGCGACCAGGCCGCCGGAACGGGGCAGTCCGCTGCCTCCGCACTCAAGGACCTCAAGAAACTCGAGGTCAAGGGGCGCGCCCCGATGACCGGATTCGACCGGGACGAGTTCGGTCCCGCCTGGACGGATGTCGACCACAACGGCTGCGACACCCGCAACGACATCCTCAAACGCGATCTCAAGGACGAGACCTTCAAGCAGGGAACCCACGACTGCATCGTGCTGACCGGGGTCCTCGACGATCCGTACAGCGGCAAGACCATCTCGTTCACCCGCGGTCAGAAGACGAGTACGGCGGTGCAGATCGACCACGTGGTCGCCCTGGCCGACGCGTGGCAGAAGGGCGCCCAGCAACTGCCGGAGAGCAGGCGCAAAGAACTGGCCAACGATCCACTGAACCTGCTGGCCACCGACGGCCCGCTGAACGGTCAGAAGGGCGCCGGTGACGCGGCCACCTGGCTGCCGCCGCGCCGCGCCTACCGGTGCACCTATGTCTCACGCCAGATCGAGGTGAAGGTCAAGTACGACCTGTGGGTGACGTCCGCGGAGAAGGACGCCATGCAGACCGTGCTCGACTCCTGCTGATCAGTCGTCGGAACCGTGCCCGTGCCCGTGCCGGTCCTCATGCTCGCGCTCGTACTTGACGATCTTTCCGGTGCTGGCCGACACGTAGACCTCGTACTCCCGGCCGCCCTTGCGCAGTTCGACCTTCCAGACCCGCCGGCCGTGCTCCCACTCACGCTCGACCTCGGTCACGCGTGCGCCGGGGACGCGCTTCCTGGCGATCTGGACGGCCCTGCTGGAGGAGATGCCCGCTACGGCCGGTGCGGCGACGGCGGCGGCGGACACGGTCGTGGTGGTGGTGGCGGTCGCCGCCTGGCTCGCGGCGAGGGAGATACCGCCCCCGCCGACCAGGAGAGCGGCGGTTCCGATGGACGCGACGGTGATTCTGGTGATCTGTTTCATGGCTCCAGCTTCGCCGCGATCGAGATAGGGCCGCGCTAAGCCTCCGCTAAGAAGAGCGTCACGCTCGCGCCGCCCGTCTCGGAGGCGCTCAGGGAGAGGGAACCGCCCGACGACTCCGCCGTACGGCGGGCGATGTCGAGACCGAGCCCGGTGGATCCGGCGCCGCTCTCCCCACGCTCCAGCAGGGCGGGCGTGGGGAAGCCGGGCCCGGAGTCGGCCACGGTCAGCAGTGCGCCGCCGCGGGCGGGCTCCAGCCGTACGGCGAAGGAGACCCCCTCGGGAGTGTGCGCGAAGACGTTGCCGAGCAGCGCGTCCACGCAGGCCGCGAGATCACCCGCGGCGACCCCGACCCGCAGCGGGCCGGAGGCCAGCTGGAGCGTGAAACGGCGGGACTGGTCCTCGGCGAGCACCGACCAGAAGGCGACCCGGGCCTCGGTCACCGCCGCCGCGTCACAGCGGTCCTGATCCTGCGTCCGCCGCCTGGCTTCGATGATCACCGAGGTGACGGCCCGTTCCAGGGCGTCCACCCGGGCCTCGATCCGGGCGGCCTCCTCGGGGTCGCCCAGGGACTCGGCCTCCAGCCGCAACCCGGTCAGCGGGGTGCGCAGCCGGTGGGACAGGTCGGCCGCGTTCTCCCGCTCCTCGGCGAGCAAGCCGGTGATGCGCTCGGCGAGATGGTTCAGCGCGAGTCCGACCGCGTGGACCTCCGGGGGACCATCCGGCACGGTCCTCGCGGACAGGTCGCCGGCGGCAAGCCGGTGCGACACCCGGGCCAGCGAGGAGACCGGCCGGATCACCGCACGGGCGAGCCGGTCGGCGACGCCGATCCCCAGCCCGATCAGGGCGAGGCCGAGAGCCGCCAGTCCGGCCCACACCCGGGGCACGCCTTCGGCCAGGTCGGCGTCGGCGAGGTAGACCCGGACCACGGCCGTGCCGCCGGGCGCTCCCTGGACCGCGACCAGGATCTCCCGTCCATCGGGGACCGCCGCGGTGACGCTGCGGCCCCGGGCGGCGAGCTCGACGGCGGCGGACCGCGGGGCAGGCGCACCGATCATCCGGCCGTCTGGGAGGAAGACCGTCACCGGGTGCGCCGCCCGCTCGGCGGTGAGCCGCAGGGCCTCGGTGCCGACGGTGCCCACCGCCACCGCGACCGAGTCGGCCTCGCTCCCCGCCCGGCTCACCGCTCCGCTTTCGGCCACCGTACGGACCAGCAGCGCGAGCGGGACCAGCAGGGCGATCAGGACCAGGGAGGTGGTCGCCGCCACCAGCAGGGCCAGCCAGCGCCTCATGCCGGAGCGGCCAGTCGCACCCCGACACCGCGCACGGTCTGCAGGTAGCGGGGTTCCGCGGAGGTCTCACCCAGCTTGCGGCGGAGCCAGGAGAGGTGGACGTCCACCGTCTTGTCCGCTCCGCCGTACGGGATCTGCCAGACATGGGTGAGCAGCTCACGCTTGGTGATCACCTCACCCGGCCGCGCGGCCAGGTAGTGGAGCAGCTCGAACTCCTTGGGGCTGAGGTCCAGCACCGCGCCGTCCAGGGTGGCCTCCCGGGTGCGCGGGTCCACCCGCAGACCCCCGACCGTCACCGAGCTGTCGGCACGGCTCTCGCCGGTCCGCCGGAGCACCGCCCGGATCCGGGCGTCGAGCTGGGCGGCGCTGAACGGTTTGACCACGTAGTCGTCGGCTCCCGCATCCAGCAGCCTGACCATCTCCGCATCGCCGTCCCTCGCCGTCGCCACGATCACCGGGATCCGGCTCACCGCGCGGAGCATGCGCAGCAGGTCGAGCCCGTCGAGATCGGGCAGGCCGAGGTCGAGCACGACGAGGTCGGGACGTTCCTCGACCGCCAGCCGGAGACCGTCGAGGGCGGCGGAGGCGGATGACACGGCGTGGCCCCGGTCACGCAGGCCCCGGGTCAGCGAGGTGCGGATCGCGGCGTCGTCTTCGATGAGCAGCACATTGGACATTTGCCGCTACGTTAGCCCGGCTGAGACCTGCGGCATAAGTTCGTTATCGAGGCCTTAACCGGGTCTTAGCGTCCGGAGTGCGAAAGTGGACGCGTGCGCCGACCCCTCCCTCTCGCCATGGCCGGATGGCTGATCACCGGATCTCTCGCGACCGGAGCGGGGGTCGCGGTGATCAACCTGCTGGGCGAGCCGCTCACGTCCGCCGCGCACCGCCCCCTCTCCTCCGCCGAGATCGGTGAGGCGCTCGCCCGCACCACCCCGGCGGCGGTGCGCCACCCGACGTCCACCCCCCGTCCGGCGTCCACGCCCACCGCCTCTCCGGCCGCAGAGGACGCAGAGGACGCAGAGGACGCAGAGGACCGGAGCCGGTTGATCGGCACCGAAGGCGGGACCGTGATCGCCTGGTGCGAAGCAGGGCTGGTGGCTCTGCGATCCTGGAGCCCCGGAGAGGGCTTCCAGGTCAAGAGCGTCGACCGAGGGCCGGACGAGCGCGCCCGTGTCGAGTTCGAGTCGGATGAGACCAAGGTCAAGGTCGAGGTGCGCTGCTCGCCGTCCGGCTCCCCGATCCACACGGTCGACGACTGACAGCATTGACATCCCCCTCCCCGAAGGGCGGGGATTCCCAGCCTGCGGGACCGCGTGACGACGGGAGGCGACAGGGTCAGCGGACGCGGCCTCGGGGCTTCAGCCGGGTCGTCGGGAGGGCGGGGGCCGGCAGCGGGGCGTCTCCTGCGCCGCGGACGGTGCCGAAGGCCCCGCCCTCCGCCCACTCCTGCCGGAAGGCGACGATCTCGTCATGGTCGCGGCCGATGAAGTTCCACCACATCACGATCTCCTCCTCGAACGGCTCGCCGCCGAGCAGCAGCAGGCGTCCCTGCCCGGCCAACCGGAGATCCGGCCGTCCCGAGCCGAGATACAGCAGCGTCCCGCGGTCCAGCCGGGCACCGGCCACCTCGACATCGCCGGACAGCAGGAGGGCCGCGTGCTCGAAACCGGGATCCAGCGGCAGGACGGCGTCACCGGAGATCGTGACCTCGGCGCCGAGCAGCGGCGTGTAGGCGCGGGCCGGCGAGGTGACACCGCCCAGTGAGCCCATGATCACGGTGACCCGAGCGTCCCCTTCGGTCAGGACCGGCAGGTCGGCGTGGTGCTCGAAGTGCGGGGCCACCTGCCGGTCACCGTCCGGCAGGGCCACCCAGAGCTGCACTCCGTGCAGCAGTGCCTCAGCCGACTCCTCCGCGTGGGAGATGCCACGCCCGGCCGTCATCAGGTTGAGCTGGCCCGGCCGTACCTCCTGCCGGCTTCCGACGCTGTCGCGGTGCAGCACTTCCCCCGAGAGCAGCCAGGTGACCGTCTGCAGCCCGGTGTGCGGGTGCGGCGGCACCCGCATGGCGGCCGCCTCGGGGCCGTAGTCGTCGATGAAACACCATGCGCCGACCATCCGCCGCTCCCGGTTGGGCAGCGTGCGCGTGACCGTCATCGCCCGCGGCCCGCCCAGCGCCACCGCGTGCCCGGTCAGCCGCTCGACGACCGGTCCGGGGGCGGGGGCGGCGGCGCACAGGGTCTCCTGCGGGGCTGTCTCCAGGTTGCTCACCCCCTGACTTTACGGTGCGCGCGGGACACGCCCGGCAGGCCGCCCGGCGGCACCCCGCGCCGCTCTCCGGCCGGGCTTCTCGTCGGCCGCATCCCCGCGCACCCAGGAGTTCGCAGGTCTTCGGGACGAAGATCAGGTCTTCCCGCATGCCCGGCCCTCTTCCGACAGGGGCAGGCGGCATGGGAACGTCCCGGCTGGAACACGCCCTCGCTCCGCTCGCGTCGCGCACCGTGGATCGGAGGCACCGATCCTCCCCAGCCGTCAGGGTATGGACGGACTTTTCCTGCGCCGAGCCCGGTGGGCGTGCGGTACTAGGATCCGCCCTCTATAAAGAGGGAGTAAAGGAGAAAAGATGAACGCACAGAAGGCCGGCGCGAGACGGCCGCTGGTGAGGTGGTTCCTGCTGGCGGTCGCCGCGGTGGTGGTGCTCGGTTTGGTGCTCAGCGGCTGCTCCCGGGTCAGCACCCAGCCCGACGAGATGGTCCTGCACTACGCGGGAGGCACCTTCGAGGCCATCAAGTTCGAGAGGTGCATCAACCCCTCCAGCGGTGCCACGATCCTCGGTCCCGGTGACACGTCCTACTCCTATCCGTTCGGCCAGCGGACCTTCGACTTCTCCGGGGTCGAGGACGCCGAGTCCAAGCCGTTGTCCGTCGTGTCGAAGGACAACGTCGAGATGACGGTGTCCGGGGTGGCGACGTTCACGCTGAACACCGACTGCAAGACGCTCCAGTACTTCCACGAGAAGATCGGGCTGAAGTTCCGCGCCTACTACGAGGACGGCGAGTCCGCGGGATGGCGGCGGATGCTCAACACCTACATGCGGCTGCCGCTGGACCGGGCCATGGACGCCGCGTCGCAGGAGTTCGAGTGGCGGGGGCTGTTCAACGACCCGAAGGTGAAGCAGGAGTGGGAGACGCGGGTCGGAGTGCTCGCCCGGCAGTTCATCAAGGAGACGGCCGGGGCCGACTATTTCTGCAACCAGAACTACACCGGCAGCGGTGAGTGCGGCGACATCTCCCTGACCATCCAGAAGCCCGAGCCGCCGGATGAGCTGGTGAGCGCCCTCGCCTCCGAGCAGGCCGCGAAGGCCGAGAACGTGGCCCAGGCCCAGCGCAACGCCAAGGTCCGCACCGAGATCGAGTCCATCAAGGACCTCGTCAAGGTCCTCGGTCCGCAGGGCGCCGTGCTCTGGCAGGCCATCCAGAAGGGCCAGGTCTCGGTGGTCCCGGTGCCTCAGGGCAGCAACCTCAACATCACCCCGCAGTCCCCGACCCGCTAGCCGTACGGCCGGCGTCACCCATCCGAAACGTCACCCCGCAGGCCCGACCCGTTGGCCGTACGGCCGACATCATCCATCCGAGGAGGGCCGTACGGGATCCCCGTCCGGCCCGTCCCACGACCGGACGGGGGGCGCCGGCGGCCGGTCCCGCACACTCCCGTTCACCAGACCGGCAGGACTGGGGCCCAGTTCGGCTCCGAAGTCACGCGCGATCCTCCGCATGCCGTCGGCGAGCTTCTCCCGGTCGAGCGCGTCGATCCGTTCGGCCGGGCCGGACACCGACATCGCGGCGACCATCCGCGCCCCGTCGTGCACCCCTACAGCCAGGCAGTGCACGCCGAACTCCTCCTCGCCCAGGTCCATCGCATATCCCCGCATCCGCACCCGCTCAAGTTCGGTGAGCATGGCGGGCAGGTCGGTGATCGTGTTCTCGGTCCGCCGGGGCATGCCGGTCCGCATCACCAGCGAGGACACCTCCGCGTCCGCCCGGTCGGCCATCAGCACCTTCCCCACCGCGGTGCTGTGCGGCAGCACCCGCCTGCCGACCTCGGCGAACATCCGCAGCCGCCGGGGCGAGGGCACCTGGGCGACATAAATCACGAAGTCGCCCTCCAACACCGCCAGATTGGCCGTCTCACCGGACAGCTCCACCATCCGCGTCAGGTACGGCTGCGCCCAGGTGCCCACCATCCGCTCGGCGACCCCGCCGAGCCGTACCAGCGCGCCGCCCAGCGCGTAACGGCGGTCGGACTCCTGGCGGACGTACCCCCGGTCGAGCAGGGCGCGCAGCAGCCGGTGGATCGTCCCGTACGGCAGGCCGGTCCTGGCCGCGATCTCCGAGAGTCCGGCCTCCCCGCCCCGTTCGGCCAGCGCCTCCAGTACGTCCAGCGCCCGGTCGACCGACTGGACCCCACTCATACGACCCTCCGCAGGCCCCGCAGGGAGGCGTCCAGAACCTGGGCGAGGTGCGCGACGGGGAGCGCCTCGGCGCCCCGGCGGCGGATGGCCGAGGTGATCTGCATGGTGCAGCCGGGGTTGGCCGAGACCAGGAGGTCGGCACCGGTGGCCAGCACCCGTTCCGCCTTTCGGTCCCCGAGTTCACGGGCGGCCTCGGGCTGGAACAGGTTGTAGGTTCCCGCGGAACCGCAGCAGATGGCCGACTCGGCGATCTCTCTCACCGCCAGCTCGGGGATGGCGGCGAGCAGGTGACGGGGCTGGGACCGGATCCCCTGCGCATGGGCCAGGTGGCAGGCGTCGTGGTAGGCCACCGTGAGCGGCAGCGGATGCCGAACGGCCGCCGGGCCGAGTTCGGCGAGATACTCCGCCAGGTCGACGGTCCTGATCGCTCGTGCCCGGTCGGCCCACTCGCCCTTGAGGATCTCCGCGTACTCCTTCATGGTCGACCCGCACCCCGCCGCGTTGACCACCACCGTGTCCACACCCGCCCGCTCGAAGGTGGCGATCGTCCGCCGGGCGAACCGCTCGGCCTGCCCCTGCTGCCCGGAGTGCAGCGAGAGCGCGCCGCAGCAGCCCTGCGAGGGCGGGATCACCACCTCGCACCCCTCCATCGCGAGCACCCGGGCGGTGGCGGCGTTGACCTGCGGGAAGAACTCGCCCTGCACGCATCCGGTGAGCATCCCGACGGTGGCCCGGTGCCTGCCTCTCGCAGTGACCCGGTGCGGCAGCCGCACCCGCGCCGAGACCGGGGGAGCGAGGTCGGCCATCGCCGCCATCGACGGGTTGATCCGCTCCAACCTCGGTGCGATCCTCCGGCGCAGCCCACCGCTGAGCCGCAACGGCAGCCGCATCGCCCGCAGCCGCCGGGGATAGGGGAAGAGCTGGAAGACCACGGCCCGCAACGCCCGGTCGTCCGGCTCCCTCACGTGTTTCCGCTCCACCTCGGCCCGGGTCTGCTCGATCAGCCGGTCGTAGCGGACCCCGGAGGGACAGGCCGTCACGCAGGCCATGCATCCCAGGCACGCGTCGAAGTGCCCGGCCATCTCCGGAGTCAGCGCAGTGCCCTCGACATGCTGCTTCATCAGATGGATCCGGCCGCGTGGGGAGTCCATCTCCTCGCCCCACAGGACGTACGTCGGGCACGTCGGCAGGCAGAAACCGCAGTGCACGCAGTCATTGATCAGCTCGGGGTCCATTCAGATCCCTCCCACAGACCGGCCAGGAGACATCCTCCTGCCGGGGTCGAACCGTTCCTTGACCCGCCGCATCAGCGGCAGCGCGCCGACCGGACCCCAGCGGTCGAGCCGGCCGGTGATCTCCTGCGGAGCGGTGAGCACGGTCAGCCTGCCACCCAGGTCGCCGAGGTCGTCACGGAGACGGGACACATACTCGGTGAGGGCCGCTCCGCTCAGGTCCGCGGGCAACGCGATCTGCAGGACCGCGGCCGCGACCGACCCGCGCACGTGCGCGGGCAGTCCCGCGGCCGCCACCGCCCGCAGCGCGCCGCCCACGCGGGACGGCGGGACGCGCAACTCCAGCAGCACGTCCTGGCCGGGAGGGACCCCCCACCAGCCGGGAGGTTCCGTCGTGGTCCTCGCCGTCCCGTACTCCTCCATCAGTGTCTGTACGGCCCCTGCCCGGGTGC from Streptosporangium sp. NBC_01756 includes the following:
- a CDS encoding HNH endonuclease family protein produces the protein MRGGMAQSALVRGAVVATVAFTLAGCGLEGQGGGDQAAGTGQSAASALKDLKKLEVKGRAPMTGFDRDEFGPAWTDVDHNGCDTRNDILKRDLKDETFKQGTHDCIVLTGVLDDPYSGKTISFTRGQKTSTAVQIDHVVALADAWQKGAQQLPESRRKELANDPLNLLATDGPLNGQKGAGDAATWLPPRRAYRCTYVSRQIEVKVKYDLWVTSAEKDAMQTVLDSC
- a CDS encoding PepSY domain-containing protein; this translates as MKQITRITVASIGTAALLVGGGGISLAASQAATATTTTTVSAAAVAAPAVAGISSSRAVQIARKRVPGARVTEVEREWEHGRRVWKVELRKGGREYEVYVSASTGKIVKYEREHEDRHGHGHGSDD
- a CDS encoding sensor histidine kinase, which translates into the protein MRRWLALLVAATTSLVLIALLVPLALLVRTVAESGAVSRAGSEADSVAVAVGTVGTEALRLTAERAAHPVTVFLPDGRMIGAPAPRSAAVELAARGRSVTAAVPDGREILVAVQGAPGGTAVVRVYLADADLAEGVPRVWAGLAALGLALIGLGIGVADRLARAVIRPVSSLARVSHRLAAGDLSARTVPDGPPEVHAVGLALNHLAERITGLLAEERENAADLSHRLRTPLTGLRLEAESLGDPEEAARIEARVDALERAVTSVIIEARRRTQDQDRCDAAAVTEARVAFWSVLAEDQSRRFTLQLASGPLRVGVAAGDLAACVDALLGNVFAHTPEGVSFAVRLEPARGGALLTVADSGPGFPTPALLERGESGAGSTGLGLDIARRTAESSGGSLSLSASETGGASVTLFLAEA
- a CDS encoding response regulator transcription factor, encoding MSNVLLIEDDAAIRTSLTRGLRDRGHAVSSASAALDGLRLAVEERPDLVVLDLGLPDLDGLDLLRMLRAVSRIPVIVATARDGDAEMVRLLDAGADDYVVKPFSAAQLDARIRAVLRRTGESRADSSVTVGGLRVDPRTREATLDGAVLDLSPKEFELLHYLAARPGEVITKRELLTHVWQIPYGGADKTVDVHLSWLRRKLGETSAEPRYLQTVRGVGVRLAAPA
- a CDS encoding pirin family protein; amino-acid sequence: MSNLETAPQETLCAAAPAPGPVVERLTGHAVALGGPRAMTVTRTLPNRERRMVGAWCFIDDYGPEAAAMRVPPHPHTGLQTVTWLLSGEVLHRDSVGSRQEVRPGQLNLMTAGRGISHAEESAEALLHGVQLWVALPDGDRQVAPHFEHHADLPVLTEGDARVTVIMGSLGGVTSPARAYTPLLGAEVTISGDAVLPLDPGFEHAALLLSGDVEVAGARLDRGTLLYLGSGRPDLRLAGQGRLLLLGGEPFEEEIVMWWNFIGRDHDEIVAFRQEWAEGGAFGTVRGAGDAPLPAPALPTTRLKPRGRVR
- a CDS encoding SPFH domain-containing protein, encoding MNAQKAGARRPLVRWFLLAVAAVVVLGLVLSGCSRVSTQPDEMVLHYAGGTFEAIKFERCINPSSGATILGPGDTSYSYPFGQRTFDFSGVEDAESKPLSVVSKDNVEMTVSGVATFTLNTDCKTLQYFHEKIGLKFRAYYEDGESAGWRRMLNTYMRLPLDRAMDAASQEFEWRGLFNDPKVKQEWETRVGVLARQFIKETAGADYFCNQNYTGSGECGDISLTIQKPEPPDELVSALASEQAAKAENVAQAQRNAKVRTEIESIKDLVKVLGPQGAVLWQAIQKGQVSVVPVPQGSNLNITPQSPTR
- a CDS encoding IclR family transcriptional regulator, encoding MSGVQSVDRALDVLEALAERGGEAGLSEIAARTGLPYGTIHRLLRALLDRGYVRQESDRRYALGGALVRLGGVAERMVGTWAQPYLTRMVELSGETANLAVLEGDFVIYVAQVPSPRRLRMFAEVGRRVLPHSTAVGKVLMADRADAEVSSLVMRTGMPRRTENTITDLPAMLTELERVRMRGYAMDLGEEEFGVHCLAVGVHDGARMVAAMSVSGPAERIDALDREKLADGMRRIARDFGAELGPSPAGLVNGSVRDRPPAPPVRSWDGPDGDPVRPSSDG
- a CDS encoding (Fe-S)-binding protein; this encodes MDPELINDCVHCGFCLPTCPTYVLWGEEMDSPRGRIHLMKQHVEGTALTPEMAGHFDACLGCMACVTACPSGVRYDRLIEQTRAEVERKHVREPDDRALRAVVFQLFPYPRRLRAMRLPLRLSGGLRRRIAPRLERINPSMAAMADLAPPVSARVRLPHRVTARGRHRATVGMLTGCVQGEFFPQVNAATARVLAMEGCEVVIPPSQGCCGALSLHSGQQGQAERFARRTIATFERAGVDTVVVNAAGCGSTMKEYAEILKGEWADRARAIRTVDLAEYLAELGPAAVRHPLPLTVAYHDACHLAHAQGIRSQPRHLLAAIPELAVREIAESAICCGSAGTYNLFQPEAARELGDRKAERVLATGADLLVSANPGCTMQITSAIRRRGAEALPVAHLAQVLDASLRGLRRVV